The following coding sequences are from one Sphingobium sp. V4 window:
- the bcsA gene encoding UDP-forming cellulose synthase catalytic subunit — MKFLSSQPAKWLALLCVAPLTLLVIGVPLDLDAQWLFTGITIVGAIGLGRSPTRKATLTLGILSLLVSTRYMFWRTTQTLEFGTLPEFLLGSGLYLAEIYAWVILLLGFLQTSWPLNRPVVEIAGEPEHWPVVDVFIPTYNESLSIVRNTVFAALDMDYPADRFRVFILDDGRRPEFRAFARQVGCGYLTRADNLHAKAGNLNAAMNKTRGELIAIFDCDHVPTRAFLQMTVGWFQKDPKLALMQTPHHFYSPDPAQRNLRTVDDLPGEGDLFYGNVQGGNDLWNAAFFCGSCAIIRREALTQTNGFAGETVTEDAHTALKLQRMGWNTAYISARLSAGLATERLVLHIGQRIRWARGMTQIMRIDNPLLGPGLKWQQRLCYLNAMLHFQFPLPRIVFLTSPLAYLIFGQNIIHASASLIFAYAAPHLYCSMVWGARSQGGERRPFWGEIYETILAFHLIPATVLTLFNPRKGKFNVTDKGSLLDRTYFDLGTVKPHLICIALMLLGVTLGFVKWLFFPHLFNIQSDTLILNTLWAGFSLIILLAAVSVARETRQAREHIRIETQVPVTIYLRDGHVFDAMTTDLSMGGAAILLPPDVSLRDRMVTHISLPMGDEKLTLPVDNIRSERTRAFLSFQPLDVTLSRHLVRAILGRADAWQPVASPRPVSGLRSLWDIIVVDFTTLKRLFRLNRTERRTLKREQAKLPGAPATKAAAGLLLAAGALFAMQQSSRAQTPGVARIAATPASAAGARQQRLNFRDLQIRSPIRLQGTRGEIGIPFGMRRNDVVTNASLTLNLAWSPAMLGDLSQLVVLLNGEVVGTLPLHPGDAAGQIVKIPVNPALFLPGDNRLNLRLLGHYTRDCEDPFHSSLWANISNVRSWFDLTIQSLPLAPDLARLPGPFFDRHDNLPLRLPFVFAGRPGNGELEAAASVASWFGGMASYRGFSFKPLLNQLPQGNGVVFLLGNRSVAGLTMQARGPSVAVVRNPRDNFGELLVVMGRNVQELKLAAAGIASGRGVFGGAQMSFDNVRIPTYPRYSAPRWISTDRPVRLGELTNAYALQGLGLPPGPLSTRFRITPDLFFWPRQGGRLDLRYRYPTADWLDKRGSRLDVSINNQYLRTLPVAGGDWWDQIIAGKGAVSQDSHASVVLPRYNLFGQNELVFDYNLMLANKKKCKGTLPDNVRVSISPTSTIDFSHAYHALQMPDLATFAGAGYPFTIRPDLAETVIVMGRDPSLGAIEAFLALMGRFADSTGLPATHVTVASTIEPSAMEGKDILVLGSSSVASSEQLFGSAPVRFYDGALHVAERSALQSIQTIFALGERSSLEEAEQTIYNATGFSGIVGFRSPFDSGRSVVALLANDPNALPQLVNGMADTKINAQIQGDLAVTDGEGMTSFAVGPTYWVGSLPVWMRIAYWFSQRPILMAASGLLLALFLAGPAYLYLNRQAKRRLAAADEA; from the coding sequence CTGCAAACCAGCTGGCCGCTTAACCGGCCGGTGGTTGAGATTGCGGGTGAGCCTGAGCATTGGCCCGTCGTCGACGTTTTCATTCCCACCTACAATGAAAGCCTGTCGATCGTGCGCAACACGGTGTTCGCGGCGCTGGACATGGATTACCCCGCCGACCGCTTTCGCGTTTTCATCCTCGACGACGGCCGCCGCCCCGAATTTCGCGCCTTCGCCCGGCAGGTGGGCTGCGGATATCTGACCCGCGCGGACAATCTTCATGCCAAGGCGGGCAATCTGAACGCGGCGATGAACAAAACCCGCGGCGAACTGATCGCGATCTTCGATTGCGACCATGTGCCCACGCGTGCCTTCCTCCAAATGACCGTCGGCTGGTTCCAAAAGGATCCCAAGCTGGCGCTGATGCAGACGCCGCACCATTTCTATTCGCCCGATCCTGCCCAGCGCAACCTGCGCACGGTGGACGATCTGCCGGGCGAAGGCGACCTTTTCTACGGCAATGTGCAGGGTGGCAATGACCTGTGGAACGCCGCCTTTTTCTGCGGCTCCTGCGCCATCATCCGGCGCGAGGCGCTGACCCAGACCAACGGTTTTGCCGGCGAGACGGTGACGGAGGACGCGCACACCGCACTGAAGCTCCAGCGCATGGGGTGGAACACCGCCTATATCAGCGCGCGCCTGTCCGCCGGACTGGCCACCGAGCGGCTGGTGCTGCACATCGGCCAGCGCATCCGCTGGGCGCGCGGCATGACGCAGATCATGCGGATCGACAATCCGCTGCTGGGGCCGGGCCTGAAATGGCAGCAACGCCTTTGTTACCTGAACGCGATGCTGCACTTTCAGTTTCCTCTGCCCAGGATTGTGTTCCTGACCAGCCCGCTTGCATATCTCATCTTCGGCCAGAACATCATCCATGCCTCCGCATCGCTGATCTTTGCCTATGCCGCACCCCACCTCTATTGCTCGATGGTGTGGGGCGCTCGATCGCAGGGCGGCGAACGCCGACCATTTTGGGGCGAGATATACGAGACCATCCTGGCCTTTCACCTGATCCCCGCAACTGTCCTGACGCTGTTCAACCCCCGCAAGGGCAAGTTCAACGTCACCGACAAGGGCAGCCTGCTGGACCGCACCTATTTCGACCTTGGCACGGTGAAGCCGCACCTGATTTGCATCGCGCTGATGCTGTTGGGGGTGACGCTGGGCTTCGTGAAGTGGCTATTCTTCCCACATCTGTTCAACATTCAGTCCGACACGTTGATATTGAACACCCTGTGGGCGGGCTTCAGCCTCATAATCCTGCTCGCGGCCGTATCCGTCGCGCGCGAAACACGGCAGGCGCGCGAACATATCCGCATCGAAACGCAGGTGCCCGTCACCATCTATCTTCGGGACGGCCATGTGTTTGATGCGATGACCACCGACCTTTCCATGGGCGGCGCCGCGATCCTCCTGCCGCCCGACGTGTCTCTGCGCGACCGGATGGTGACGCACATCTCACTGCCCATGGGCGACGAGAAGCTGACGCTGCCGGTCGACAATATCCGCAGCGAGCGAACTCGGGCGTTCCTGAGCTTCCAGCCGCTCGACGTGACTCTCTCGCGCCATCTCGTCCGCGCCATATTGGGCCGCGCCGATGCCTGGCAGCCCGTTGCCTCTCCGCGCCCGGTATCGGGTCTGCGATCCTTGTGGGATATCATTGTGGTTGATTTCACTACGCTCAAGCGCCTGTTCCGCCTGAACCGCACGGAACGGCGCACCCTGAAGCGCGAACAGGCAAAGCTGCCCGGCGCCCCCGCCACCAAGGCGGCCGCTGGCCTGCTGCTGGCTGCTGGCGCGCTGTTTGCCATGCAACAGTCATCCCGGGCGCAGACCCCTGGGGTAGCAAGGATCGCCGCAACGCCCGCGTCGGCCGCTGGCGCGCGCCAACAGCGGCTGAACTTCCGCGATCTCCAGATCCGCTCGCCCATCCGCCTTCAGGGGACACGGGGCGAAATCGGCATCCCCTTTGGCATGCGCCGCAACGACGTGGTCACCAACGCCAGCCTGACGCTGAACCTAGCTTGGTCGCCTGCCATGCTGGGGGACCTCAGTCAACTGGTCGTGCTGCTGAACGGCGAGGTCGTGGGCACCCTGCCTTTGCATCCCGGCGACGCAGCGGGCCAGATCGTCAAGATACCGGTAAACCCCGCGCTGTTCCTGCCGGGCGACAACCGCCTGAACCTGCGCCTGTTGGGCCATTATACCCGCGATTGCGAGGATCCGTTCCACAGCTCGCTCTGGGCCAATATCAGCAATGTGCGGTCCTGGTTCGACCTGACAATTCAGTCGCTGCCGTTGGCTCCCGACCTCGCTCGCCTTCCCGGTCCCTTCTTCGACCGTCATGACAATCTGCCGTTGCGCTTGCCCTTCGTCTTTGCCGGGCGTCCCGGCAATGGCGAACTGGAGGCGGCGGCCAGCGTCGCATCCTGGTTCGGCGGAATGGCCAGCTATCGGGGCTTTTCCTTCAAGCCGCTCCTGAATCAGCTGCCGCAAGGCAATGGCGTCGTTTTCCTGCTGGGCAATCGATCGGTCGCGGGCCTTACAATGCAGGCGCGCGGGCCTTCTGTAGCGGTAGTCCGCAATCCGCGCGACAATTTTGGCGAATTGCTGGTCGTCATGGGCCGCAATGTGCAGGAGCTGAAACTCGCCGCCGCGGGCATCGCCAGCGGCCGGGGCGTCTTTGGTGGAGCGCAGATGTCCTTCGACAATGTGCGCATTCCGACCTACCCGCGCTATTCGGCGCCGCGCTGGATCAGCACAGACCGTCCGGTACGCCTGGGCGAGTTGACCAACGCCTATGCGCTTCAAGGCCTGGGCCTTCCGCCCGGTCCGCTCAGCACCCGGTTCCGCATCACGCCCGACCTTTTCTTCTGGCCGCGCCAGGGGGGCAGGCTGGACCTGCGCTATCGCTATCCCACGGCGGACTGGCTGGACAAGCGCGGTTCCCGGCTCGACGTGTCGATAAACAACCAATATCTGCGCACCCTGCCGGTCGCGGGCGGCGACTGGTGGGATCAGATCATCGCGGGCAAGGGCGCCGTATCCCAGGACAGCCACGCATCGGTGGTCCTGCCGCGTTATAATCTGTTCGGTCAGAACGAGCTAGTCTTCGACTATAATCTGATGCTGGCCAACAAGAAGAAGTGCAAGGGCACGCTGCCGGACAATGTGCGGGTCAGCATCAGCCCGACCAGCACGATCGACTTCAGCCATGCCTATCACGCACTGCAGATGCCCGATCTCGCCACCTTCGCAGGCGCAGGCTATCCCTTCACCATCCGCCCTGATCTGGCCGAGACGGTCATCGTCATGGGCCGCGATCCCTCGTTGGGAGCGATCGAAGCGTTTCTGGCGCTGATGGGGCGCTTTGCAGACTCTACCGGACTTCCAGCCACACATGTAACCGTCGCCAGCACGATCGAGCCATCGGCCATGGAGGGTAAGGACATATTGGTTCTGGGCTCCAGCAGCGTCGCCAGTTCAGAGCAGCTGTTCGGCTCCGCGCCCGTACGCTTCTATGACGGGGCATTGCATGTGGCCGAACGGTCGGCGTTGCAGAGTATCCAGACCATATTCGCGCTTGGTGAACGATCCTCGCTGGAGGAGGCGGAACAGACCATCTACAATGCCACCGGCTTTTCCGGCATCGTAGGCTTCCGTTCACCCTTCGACAGTGGCCGCAGCGTGGTGGCCCTGCTGGCAAACGACCCGAATGCCCTGCCCCAACTGGTGAACGGCATGGCCGATACCAAGATCAATGCGCAGATACAGGGCGACCTGGCGGTGACGGACGGCGAAGGCATGACCAGCTTCGCGGTCGGCCCGACCTACTGGGTGGGATCGCTGCCGGTCTGGATGAGGATCGCCTACTGGTTCAGCCAGCGCCCCATCCTGATGGCGGCGAGCGGCCTGCTTCTGGCGCTGTTCCTGGCGGGCCCCGCCTATCTTTACCTTAACCGGCAGGCCAAGCGCCGCCTCGCAGCGGCGGACGAAGCATGA
- a CDS encoding cellulose biosynthesis protein BcsC, with protein sequence MSRTIMMRKLLIAVLVGSTAVPCIVQAEVPGVAALVQQGRYWQGKGRQDLANQAFRRALVLDPSNGEARRGLNGGGSRTPARPPAAAKPAAAPTPARQARSAGQPTPRTRSDTGGDARAAGFRALERSDLAEASTLFERALSRNGADASALGGLGIVRLRQSRFSEARDLLERASRTGSAAQWAEALASARFYGDLADAQAALSAGRLAQAQAKAEGLVRSGYIDRQPALELLANIYERQGRYADAADMFRQASTQGASDSQSEARLKSRAARGRALAAVAQGDPVTAEREFQSGLLLDQSDPWIRYEYARFMIDRGRTSDADSLVRSLSASSSTDALYAAALINAELARPAAADELISRIPDVQRTTQMRNFALGLKTDQAIRRAREIGAMGRQAEARAALQQLSGTPGMTAAKQAAIADALYDLGDLDGAAGLAQQALAGDISDVEGYEPVVRVLAKTGRDDLAAAALQRANQMAGGSADGQRALARISGGMAAAQADRLRLAQQYAPAFDLLQSAWNAAPGNREVLSALARLYQSGGMPARAAQSYQMILAQSPKDRDATLGLIETAGAAGDTALSRQAIDQAAQQWPNDHEVYLAAARMEQARGNEGAAIRYLKRAREIYARQAGIAPTLTAANPFGTAAIGENPFRSQAVAPAPAPINPFALSGGARLPSPASYGSGYGGPAQTAVPQQSSFAAGTPGFASNALASAAFTSSSSFETPQGGSGIGDPVLARLESDIRSLSRDSGPRAEVETGYRERSGEPGLSELKELTGSAAISTSIGNGRLSAKAEAVVLDAGAPSQSGQARFGGNGLPEAAAIVGQVDEANIPVGTQHASGVALSASYKSPLLQLEAGTTPLGFGNTRATWHAAVTPQFSSVASGEIWFERQPVKDSIISYAGARNPASDAAVGAAMAQIANAARDPVTGLSPVDYATGGAYGLDERWGQVMKTGGGISFSYDRNGTGFYGDATYHQYRGENVRNNYGIQLNAGGYMRVYQGNGSTVTGGINVNYQDFANNQNFFTFGHGGYFSPQSFLSVAFPLRYTYDSSRWEVRGNFAPGYQSFDQDAANLYPTSDAAQGLLNDLKLQDSDVRSRYDGLSKTGFALSADGAIYYRVSPSTRVGGQMGMNTFGTYDEFHSLIGIRQSLGAGR encoded by the coding sequence ATGAGCAGGACCATTATGATGCGTAAATTGCTGATCGCGGTCCTGGTCGGATCGACCGCCGTCCCGTGCATCGTCCAGGCAGAGGTGCCGGGCGTCGCCGCCCTGGTCCAGCAGGGTCGCTACTGGCAGGGCAAGGGGCGGCAGGATCTGGCCAACCAGGCCTTTCGCCGTGCGCTGGTGCTCGACCCGTCCAATGGAGAGGCGCGGCGCGGCCTGAACGGCGGCGGCTCGCGGACTCCAGCGCGTCCCCCTGCCGCTGCAAAACCGGCTGCTGCGCCTACGCCAGCGCGCCAGGCTCGCTCCGCCGGCCAGCCGACGCCCCGGACGCGCAGCGACACCGGCGGGGACGCGCGGGCTGCCGGTTTTCGCGCGCTGGAACGTAGCGATCTGGCCGAGGCTTCCACTCTGTTCGAGCGCGCACTGTCGCGCAATGGTGCCGATGCCAGCGCACTGGGCGGCCTTGGAATCGTAAGACTGCGCCAGAGCCGCTTCAGTGAGGCGCGCGACCTGTTGGAGCGGGCATCGCGAACGGGGTCGGCGGCGCAATGGGCGGAGGCACTGGCCAGCGCCCGCTTTTACGGCGACCTTGCCGACGCACAGGCGGCATTGTCGGCAGGCCGTCTTGCCCAGGCGCAGGCAAAAGCAGAGGGTCTGGTCCGATCAGGCTACATCGATCGCCAACCCGCGCTGGAACTGCTGGCGAACATTTATGAACGGCAGGGCCGCTACGCCGATGCCGCAGACATGTTCCGCCAGGCGTCGACCCAAGGGGCCAGCGACAGCCAGTCGGAAGCTCGCCTGAAGAGTCGGGCCGCGCGCGGCCGCGCGTTGGCCGCCGTGGCGCAGGGCGATCCGGTGACCGCTGAGCGGGAATTCCAGTCGGGCCTGTTGCTCGACCAGAGCGATCCTTGGATCCGCTACGAATATGCGCGGTTCATGATCGATCGCGGCCGGACATCCGACGCCGACTCTCTTGTCCGGTCGCTTTCTGCCTCCTCCAGTACCGACGCGCTCTATGCCGCCGCGCTCATCAACGCTGAGCTTGCCCGCCCCGCTGCCGCCGATGAGCTGATCAGCCGGATTCCCGATGTGCAGCGCACGACGCAGATGCGGAACTTCGCTCTGGGCCTCAAGACCGATCAGGCAATCCGCCGCGCCCGCGAGATCGGCGCAATGGGGCGTCAGGCGGAGGCTCGCGCGGCATTGCAGCAGCTGAGCGGCACGCCCGGCATGACCGCTGCCAAGCAGGCGGCGATTGCCGACGCGCTTTATGATCTGGGTGACCTCGACGGGGCGGCAGGGCTGGCGCAGCAGGCACTGGCGGGCGACATCAGCGATGTGGAAGGCTATGAGCCCGTCGTCCGTGTGTTGGCCAAGACCGGCCGCGATGACCTCGCCGCAGCCGCGCTTCAGCGAGCCAACCAGATGGCAGGCGGATCGGCCGATGGCCAGCGGGCTCTGGCACGGATCAGCGGCGGCATGGCGGCCGCCCAGGCGGACCGGCTGCGCCTGGCGCAGCAATATGCGCCAGCGTTCGACTTACTCCAATCGGCCTGGAATGCCGCGCCCGGCAACCGAGAGGTCCTGTCCGCGCTCGCCCGGCTCTATCAGTCCGGCGGCATGCCTGCGCGTGCGGCGCAGAGCTATCAAATGATCCTGGCGCAATCGCCCAAGGATCGCGACGCCACGCTGGGCCTGATCGAAACAGCAGGCGCGGCGGGGGACACTGCGCTCTCCCGTCAGGCCATCGACCAGGCAGCCCAGCAGTGGCCGAACGATCATGAGGTCTATCTGGCCGCTGCCCGGATGGAGCAGGCGCGCGGCAACGAAGGGGCGGCCATCCGCTACCTGAAGCGAGCGCGCGAAATCTATGCAAGGCAGGCAGGCATCGCGCCGACGCTAACCGCGGCCAATCCCTTTGGCACGGCGGCGATAGGCGAAAATCCGTTTCGTTCGCAGGCTGTCGCGCCTGCCCCAGCCCCTATCAACCCCTTCGCGCTCAGCGGGGGCGCGCGGCTTCCTTCGCCCGCCAGCTATGGATCGGGCTATGGCGGGCCTGCTCAGACTGCGGTCCCGCAGCAGAGCAGCTTCGCCGCTGGGACGCCGGGGTTCGCGAGCAACGCGCTCGCCTCCGCCGCTTTCACTTCCTCCTCATCCTTCGAAACGCCCCAGGGCGGCAGCGGCATCGGCGATCCCGTGCTGGCACGCCTCGAATCCGACATCCGCTCCCTGTCCAGGGACAGCGGCCCGCGCGCCGAGGTGGAAACCGGCTATCGCGAGCGGTCCGGGGAACCGGGCTTGAGCGAGCTCAAGGAACTGACCGGCTCAGCCGCCATTTCCACCAGCATCGGCAATGGCCGTCTATCGGCCAAGGCGGAAGCGGTGGTGCTCGATGCCGGTGCGCCCAGCCAGTCCGGGCAAGCGCGCTTCGGTGGCAATGGCCTGCCGGAGGCTGCCGCCATCGTCGGACAGGTGGACGAGGCAAACATCCCGGTCGGGACGCAGCATGCGTCCGGCGTGGCGTTGTCGGCATCCTACAAGAGCCCGCTGTTGCAGCTGGAGGCGGGCACCACGCCGCTCGGATTCGGCAACACACGGGCGACCTGGCATGCGGCGGTGACGCCGCAATTCTCCTCTGTGGCGTCAGGCGAGATCTGGTTCGAGCGCCAGCCTGTCAAGGACAGCATCATATCCTATGCCGGTGCCCGCAATCCGGCCAGCGATGCCGCTGTCGGCGCGGCCATGGCGCAGATCGCCAATGCGGCGCGAGACCCCGTGACGGGCCTGTCCCCGGTCGACTATGCCACTGGTGGCGCCTATGGGCTGGACGAACGCTGGGGCCAAGTGATGAAGACCGGCGGCGGCATATCGTTCAGCTATGATCGGAACGGCACCGGCTTCTACGGTGATGCCACCTACCACCAGTATCGCGGCGAGAATGTCCGGAACAACTATGGCATCCAGCTGAACGCGGGCGGCTATATGCGGGTCTATCAAGGCAATGGCTCGACCGTGACTGGTGGCATCAACGTCAATTATCAGGATTTTGCCAACAACCAGAACTTCTTCACATTCGGACATGGCGGCTATTTCAGCCCGCAAAGCTTCCTCAGCGTGGCCTTCCCGTTGCGCTACACCTATGACAGCAGTCGCTGGGAAGTGCGGGGTAATTTTGCGCCCGGCTACCAGAGCTTCGATCAGGACGCCGCCAATCTCTATCCGACCAGTGACGCCGCGCAGGGGCTTCTTAACGATTTGAAGCTACAGGATAGCGATGTGCGTTCTAGATATGATGGCCTTAGCAAGACCGGCTTCGCCCTTTCCGCTGATGGAGCCATCTATTACCGCGTTAGCCCCTCGACACGGGTTGGAGGACAGATGGGCATGAACACATTCGGCACGTACGACGAATTCCACTCGCTGATCGGCATTCGCCAGTCGCTGGGAGCCGGGCGATGA
- the bcsD gene encoding cellulose biosynthesis protein BcsD has translation MNETTHRFMAAGPVAADPKGLALLSAITAAEIWASASPAQARGFYMAVGRRLAAAQPMDEATDLALLATRANMLWAALDWGHVDLHMEDQGIAIRHEGLPQALDGDVDGHWREIVSSVLEGVYDAWFRALGSGATLMTRTVDFNGGTLDLWHGH, from the coding sequence ATGAACGAAACCACTCACCGCTTCATGGCGGCCGGACCCGTTGCTGCGGATCCCAAGGGGCTTGCCCTTCTCAGTGCGATTACCGCCGCTGAAATCTGGGCGAGCGCCTCTCCTGCACAGGCGCGCGGCTTTTATATGGCGGTCGGGCGCAGGCTCGCCGCGGCTCAGCCGATGGACGAGGCCACCGATCTGGCGCTGCTCGCCACCCGCGCCAACATGCTGTGGGCGGCGCTCGATTGGGGCCATGTCGACCTGCATATGGAAGATCAGGGCATTGCCATCCGGCATGAGGGGCTGCCCCAGGCACTGGACGGGGACGTCGACGGCCACTGGCGCGAGATCGTCAGCAGCGTGCTCGAGGGCGTCTATGACGCATGGTTCCGTGCGCTGGGAAGCGGTGCGACGCTGATGACGCGAACGGTCGATTTCAATGGCGGAACGCTGGACCTCTGGCATGGTCATTGA
- a CDS encoding glycosyl hydrolase family 8, which produces MVIDRRSFALGALAVMTGSCARAGSPRSRSGRSSSPAAKALWAQFKARFLDPSGRIVDTGNNNVSHSEGQGYGLWLAQMADDKTAFTSMFEWTEKTLALPDLALYAWRYDPRQTDKVADRNNATDGDIFIAWALARAGEQWKEPLFTSRSEEIRAAILTHLVTERFGRRLLLPGLDGFSTPNKVTVNPSYLVWPAFDKFLSLDGRGVWGPLVTDSEKLLLGARFGPNRLPTDWVDVTADAALAPATGKPPRFGFDAVRVPLYAMAGGRRTLVDPVISFWRQYARLGKTIPAWIDVQSGQLADYPLSAGGMAVVDRSLDRATTLAMPTDYYSAALQSLSTAL; this is translated from the coding sequence ATGGTCATTGACCGCCGCAGTTTTGCATTGGGCGCGTTAGCGGTGATGACGGGATCATGCGCCCGCGCTGGCAGTCCGAGGAGCCGGAGCGGCCGGAGCAGCAGTCCGGCCGCCAAGGCGCTGTGGGCTCAGTTCAAGGCAAGATTTCTGGACCCGTCCGGTCGGATCGTCGACACCGGCAACAACAATGTCAGCCATAGCGAAGGACAGGGCTATGGTTTGTGGCTTGCTCAGATGGCTGACGACAAGACGGCCTTCACCAGCATGTTCGAATGGACGGAAAAGACGCTGGCCCTGCCAGATTTGGCCCTCTACGCGTGGCGATACGACCCGCGCCAGACTGACAAGGTGGCCGACAGAAACAATGCCACCGATGGCGACATATTCATCGCCTGGGCGTTGGCCCGGGCGGGAGAACAGTGGAAGGAACCTTTGTTTACCTCGCGATCGGAGGAGATAAGGGCTGCCATATTGACGCATCTGGTGACAGAGCGTTTTGGCAGGCGGCTGCTTTTGCCTGGGCTGGACGGCTTTTCGACACCGAATAAGGTGACGGTAAACCCATCCTATCTGGTCTGGCCGGCCTTCGACAAATTCCTCTCTCTGGATGGGCGCGGCGTCTGGGGACCATTGGTGACCGACAGCGAAAAGCTGCTTCTGGGCGCCCGGTTCGGACCAAATCGCCTGCCAACCGACTGGGTGGACGTGACCGCCGACGCTGCGTTGGCGCCTGCCACCGGCAAGCCGCCACGCTTCGGCTTCGACGCCGTCCGCGTGCCGCTCTATGCCATGGCCGGCGGCCGCAGGACGTTGGTCGATCCCGTCATTTCTTTCTGGCGCCAATATGCGCGACTGGGAAAGACGATCCCCGCCTGGATCGACGTGCAGTCCGGGCAACTCGCCGACTATCCCCTTTCAGCCGGGGGGATGGCTGTCGTCGATCGAAGCCTGGATCGCGCAACGACGCTTGCGATGCCGACAGACTATTATTCCGCCGCGCTCCAGAGTCTCTCGACGGCCCTCTGA
- a CDS encoding DoxX family protein: protein MTLSLPMRDAVIRRIETLLPDALLLLIARLGIAAIFFLSGRTKVEGVITITDSAYELFRIEYALPLVPSDLAATMATWSEHLFPILLVLGLFTRLSGFALLGMTMVIQTFVYPDAWPTHLSWAAILLPLVARGGGEWSMDALIFSRSKA from the coding sequence ATGACCCTGTCCTTGCCAATGCGCGACGCCGTCATCCGGCGGATCGAAACGCTGCTGCCCGACGCCCTGCTGCTGCTGATCGCGCGGCTCGGCATTGCGGCCATATTCTTCCTGTCGGGACGCACGAAGGTGGAGGGCGTCATCACCATCACCGACAGCGCATATGAACTGTTCCGCATCGAATATGCCCTGCCGCTCGTGCCGTCCGACCTTGCGGCGACGATGGCGACCTGGTCGGAACATCTGTTTCCGATATTGCTGGTGCTGGGCCTGTTCACGCGGCTTTCGGGGTTCGCCCTGCTCGGCATGACCATGGTCATCCAGACCTTCGTCTATCCCGATGCCTGGCCGACGCATCTCAGCTGGGCCGCGATCCTGCTTCCCCTTGTCGCCCGCGGCGGCGGTGAATGGTCGATGGATGCACTCATTTTTTCCCGATCGAAGGCGTAG
- a CDS encoding DUF2282 domain-containing protein has translation MRTTHAALAASIAIASATALATSAHAETKPKMEKCYGVSLAGKNDCAAGPGTSCAGTSKVDYQGNAWKLVKAGTCTSIKTPKGNGALSPKA, from the coding sequence ATGCGTACCACTCATGCGGCGCTTGCCGCCAGCATCGCCATCGCTTCGGCGACCGCACTCGCCACTTCCGCCCATGCCGAGACGAAGCCGAAGATGGAAAAATGCTACGGCGTCTCGCTCGCCGGCAAGAATGACTGCGCGGCCGGTCCCGGCACGAGCTGCGCGGGTACCTCGAAGGTCGATTATCAGGGCAATGCCTGGAAACTGGTGAAGGCCGGCACATGTACGTCGATCAAGACGCCCAAGGGCAACGGCGCGCTTTCCCCCAAGGCCTGA
- a CDS encoding sigma-70 family RNA polymerase sigma factor codes for MQTTEEHLRALMIDGLDGDAAAHAALLRLLVPLLRGFYRRRVRGADDDVEDMVQDTLIAVHTRRATYDRGRAFTAWLYAVARYKMIDHFRRVGRLRPIDDLEDPLVADAFEESSIAKLDIDDLLEHLPPKQARMIRATRLDGLSVAEAASAEGIGESDVKVSVHRGLKALMARVQGAMR; via the coding sequence ATGCAGACCACAGAGGAGCATCTGCGCGCGTTGATGATCGATGGGCTGGACGGTGATGCCGCGGCCCATGCGGCATTGCTGCGCCTGCTTGTTCCGCTGCTGCGGGGTTTCTATCGGCGCCGTGTTCGCGGCGCCGACGACGATGTCGAGGATATGGTGCAGGACACCCTTATTGCCGTTCATACCCGCCGCGCGACCTATGACCGCGGGCGCGCCTTCACCGCCTGGCTCTATGCGGTCGCCCGGTACAAGATGATCGACCATTTTCGCCGCGTCGGCCGGTTGCGGCCGATCGACGATCTGGAAGACCCTCTGGTCGCCGACGCATTTGAGGAAAGCAGCATCGCGAAGCTCGACATCGACGATCTGCTGGAGCATCTGCCGCCCAAACAGGCGCGGATGATCCGCGCGACCCGGCTGGACGGGCTGAGCGTCGCCGAAGCGGCAAGCGCGGAAGGCATAGGCGAATCCGACGTGAAGGTGTCGGTGCATCGCGGGCTGAAGGCGCTGATGGCGCGGGTGCAGGGGGCGATGCGATGA